From Schaalia sp. ZJ405, one genomic window encodes:
- the rpsG gene encoding 30S ribosomal protein S7 — protein sequence MPRKGPAPKRPLVDDPVYGSKVVTQLVNRVLLDGKKTVAERIVYGALETVRERTEQEPVSVLKRALDNIRPALEVRSRRVGGATYQVPVEVRPARATTLALRWLVDFSRQRREKTMTERLANEILDASNGLGAAVKRREDMHKMAESNRAFAHYRW from the coding sequence ATGCCTCGTAAGGGCCCGGCTCCCAAGCGCCCCCTCGTTGATGATCCGGTGTACGGCTCCAAGGTCGTTACCCAGCTTGTCAACCGTGTTCTCCTCGACGGCAAGAAGACCGTCGCCGAACGCATCGTCTACGGCGCACTCGAAACGGTCCGCGAACGCACCGAGCAGGAGCCCGTCTCCGTGCTCAAGCGCGCGCTGGACAACATCCGCCCCGCGCTGGAGGTTCGTTCCCGCCGAGTCGGTGGCGCAACCTACCAGGTTCCCGTTGAGGTTCGTCCCGCTCGTGCGACGACGCTTGCTCTGCGCTGGCTCGTTGACTTCTCTCGTCAGCGTCGTGAGAAGACGATGACCGAGCGCCTCGCGAACGAGATCCTCGATGCGTCCAATGGTCTTGGCGCCGCTGTCAAGCGTCGCGAGGACATGCACAAGATGGCCGAGTCGAACCGCGCGTTCGCTCACTACCGCTGGTAA
- the rpsL gene encoding 30S ribosomal protein S12, with product MPTIQQLVRKGRSSKRAKVKTPALKGSPQRRGVCTRVYTTTPKKPNSALRKVARVRLSSGIEVTAYIPGEGHNLQEHSIVLVRGGRVKDLPGVRYRIVRGSLDTQGVRGRQQARSRYGAKKEKK from the coding sequence GTGCCTACCATTCAACAGCTCGTTCGCAAGGGACGCAGCTCCAAGCGCGCGAAGGTGAAGACCCCTGCGCTCAAGGGCTCACCCCAGCGTCGCGGCGTGTGCACGCGTGTGTACACAACCACTCCGAAGAAGCCGAACTCAGCCCTCCGTAAGGTTGCTCGTGTGCGCCTTTCGTCCGGCATTGAGGTTACGGCGTACATTCCCGGTGAAGGCCACAACCTGCAGGAGCACTCGATCGTGCTCGTTCGTGGTGGTCGTGTGAAAGACCTCCCCGGTGTCCGCTACCGTATCGTTCGCGGTTCACTTGATACTCAGGGCGTGCGCGGTCGCCAGCAGGCCCGCTCTCGCTACGGCGCGAAGAAGGAGAAGAAGTAA
- a CDS encoding glycoside hydrolase family 3 C-terminal domain-containing protein translates to MLSINWDDVAKLVESIKFQLIAIGVILLVALLVTIAVRKLSVPKRKLTRATTWVAALVAVAVAFVSMLYGGFKTVLDLASGSGVLTDETKASVEKLGNEISDEGMVLLKNSEDTLPLAADSKVNVWGWASTNPIYGGTGSGSLNPDNPTTSLIDGLHNAGFQTNDELTKFYMDFREDRPEIGMFQADWSLPEPTKDMYSDSLISNVTSYSDTAIVTIARSGGEGFDLPQDVNKEVKENGAFSYTNNSKEYADFEDGQGYLELTRPEKDMIELAKSASDKVVVVVNAANAFQLGELNDDPEIDAIVWAIPGGQVGFNALGRILDGEVNPSAKTPDTFARTIKNSPAAKNFGNFGYTNMKEYGQDDPFSDNTTYPSFVNYVEGIYVGYRWYETAAEEGVINYDDEVVYPFGYGLSYTTFEQKMGNITRADGKISFDVTVTNTGDVAGKDVVQAYYSAPYTNGGIEKASVNLADYAKTSLLEPGASETVTISFNEDEMASYDSVNAKAYVLEAGDYTVSIRENSHTEIDSSVVTVDETVVYNSEDMSHAGDRVPATNQFDQAAGDVTYLSRANGFANRDQATAAPTNFEMSKAHQDAFVANSNYKAEKFNDEADEMPTTGAKNGLVLGDMYGLDYDDPKWEQLLDQLSVDDMDSLVANGGYGSVAVKSVGKVRVSDVDGPASLNNNFTGVGSIGLPAAVSVAATFNKEIAKDFGEAIGTMAHDMDVAGWYAPATNTHRYAYAGRNFEYFSEDPMLAGTQVAQEIQGAAEHGVYAFVKHFALNDQETNRTHMLATWANEQSIREIYLRPFEIGIKEGGAHGVMTAFNYIGTVYAGALPELQQNVLRGEWGFQGMTLTDYFAGYGYQNMDQLTRNGGDMALATLDLGVNHVKDRSATGVKALRTSAHNILYTVANSWIYEDGQPKVERAAWEYIAWGGLALIVLVALGLEVLAIKRYRIRRAESTVSVEPAADPEESGLADSSSRVEE, encoded by the coding sequence ATGCTCTCCATCAACTGGGATGACGTTGCAAAGCTCGTCGAATCGATCAAGTTCCAGCTGATCGCCATTGGCGTGATCCTCCTTGTGGCGCTCCTTGTCACGATCGCGGTCAGGAAACTGTCCGTACCCAAGCGCAAACTCACTCGCGCAACCACGTGGGTTGCCGCACTCGTCGCCGTCGCAGTTGCCTTTGTCTCTATGCTCTACGGCGGCTTTAAGACTGTTCTTGACCTAGCTTCCGGCTCGGGCGTACTGACGGACGAAACGAAAGCCAGTGTTGAAAAGCTCGGCAACGAAATATCTGATGAAGGCATGGTTCTGCTGAAGAACTCAGAGGACACCCTGCCGCTTGCTGCGGACTCGAAGGTCAACGTCTGGGGATGGGCCTCAACGAACCCGATTTACGGTGGAACTGGCTCAGGCTCTCTTAACCCTGACAATCCGACGACCTCGCTGATTGACGGCCTGCACAATGCCGGTTTTCAGACTAATGATGAACTGACGAAGTTCTACATGGACTTCCGGGAAGACCGCCCCGAAATCGGGATGTTCCAGGCTGACTGGTCCCTGCCTGAGCCCACGAAAGACATGTATTCCGATTCGTTGATTTCCAACGTCACGTCATACTCTGACACGGCGATTGTCACGATCGCGCGCTCCGGTGGTGAAGGCTTCGACTTGCCGCAGGATGTGAACAAGGAAGTGAAGGAGAATGGCGCATTCTCCTACACGAATAACTCCAAGGAATACGCGGACTTTGAGGATGGTCAGGGCTACCTTGAGCTGACCCGCCCTGAAAAGGACATGATTGAGCTAGCGAAGTCGGCCTCTGACAAGGTCGTCGTCGTGGTCAATGCTGCGAACGCCTTCCAGCTCGGCGAGCTCAATGACGATCCGGAGATTGATGCGATTGTCTGGGCGATCCCCGGCGGACAAGTCGGTTTCAACGCTCTTGGGCGCATTCTTGATGGTGAGGTCAACCCGTCGGCGAAGACTCCGGATACTTTCGCGCGCACGATCAAGAACTCGCCTGCGGCGAAGAACTTCGGCAACTTCGGTTACACGAACATGAAGGAATACGGTCAGGATGACCCGTTCTCCGACAACACGACCTACCCCTCGTTTGTCAACTACGTTGAGGGAATCTACGTGGGCTACCGCTGGTATGAGACCGCTGCTGAGGAAGGCGTCATCAACTATGACGACGAGGTGGTCTACCCCTTTGGTTACGGCTTGAGCTACACGACATTCGAGCAGAAGATGGGGAACATCACCCGCGCCGATGGAAAGATTTCTTTTGACGTCACCGTGACGAACACTGGTGATGTCGCAGGAAAGGACGTTGTTCAGGCGTATTACTCAGCCCCATACACAAATGGCGGTATTGAAAAGGCATCCGTCAACCTCGCTGACTATGCCAAGACATCTCTCCTGGAACCCGGTGCCTCCGAGACGGTGACGATCTCCTTTAACGAGGACGAGATGGCCTCCTACGATTCGGTCAATGCCAAGGCATATGTGCTTGAGGCCGGTGACTACACGGTGTCGATTCGTGAAAATTCACATACGGAAATTGATTCGTCTGTTGTCACTGTCGACGAAACCGTCGTCTACAACTCCGAGGACATGTCCCATGCGGGTGACCGTGTTCCCGCGACGAACCAGTTTGATCAGGCAGCCGGCGACGTCACCTACCTGTCACGCGCCAATGGTTTTGCCAACCGTGATCAGGCGACCGCTGCTCCGACGAACTTTGAGATGTCGAAAGCTCACCAGGACGCATTCGTTGCGAACTCCAACTACAAGGCGGAGAAATTCAACGATGAGGCCGATGAGATGCCGACGACCGGAGCGAAGAACGGTCTCGTCCTCGGTGACATGTACGGATTGGACTACGACGATCCCAAGTGGGAGCAACTGCTTGACCAGCTGAGCGTTGACGACATGGATTCACTGGTCGCCAACGGCGGCTATGGCTCCGTCGCAGTGAAGTCCGTGGGGAAGGTTCGCGTCTCCGATGTCGACGGTCCGGCCTCGCTCAACAACAACTTCACCGGCGTGGGATCCATCGGTCTGCCTGCCGCTGTGTCTGTTGCTGCGACCTTTAACAAGGAGATCGCGAAGGACTTCGGTGAGGCCATTGGCACGATGGCTCACGACATGGATGTTGCCGGATGGTACGCCCCCGCAACGAACACGCATCGCTACGCATACGCAGGCCGTAACTTCGAGTATTTCTCCGAGGATCCGATGCTTGCCGGTACACAGGTTGCTCAAGAAATCCAAGGTGCAGCTGAGCACGGCGTCTACGCGTTCGTTAAGCACTTCGCGCTCAACGATCAGGAGACGAACCGTACGCACATGCTTGCGACCTGGGCAAATGAGCAGTCGATTCGTGAAATCTACCTGCGTCCTTTCGAGATTGGCATCAAGGAGGGTGGCGCCCACGGCGTCATGACCGCGTTCAACTACATCGGCACGGTGTACGCCGGTGCTCTCCCCGAGCTTCAGCAGAATGTTCTGCGAGGTGAGTGGGGCTTCCAAGGGATGACGCTGACGGACTACTTCGCCGGTTACGGCTACCAGAACATGGATCAGCTGACCCGTAACGGTGGCGACATGGCCCTGGCAACCCTGGACCTGGGAGTTAACCACGTCAAGGACCGCAGTGCGACCGGTGTGAAGGCTCTGCGCACTTCCGCTCACAACATCCTCTACACGGTGGCGAACTCATGGATCTACGAGGATGGGCAGCCGAAGGTTGAGCGTGCGGCCTGGGAGTACATCGCCTGGGGTGGTCTTGCGCTCATCGTCCTCGTTGCTCTCGGGCTTGAGGTCCTCGCGATCAAGCGTTACCGGATTCGTCGAGCTGAGTCCACGGTTTCCGTGGAGCCGGCAGCGGATCCCGAAGAATCGGGTTTGGCTGATTCCTCGTCACGCGTCGAGGAATAA
- a CDS encoding glycoside hydrolase family 3 C-terminal domain-containing protein: MLAINWEDVIRLLDSLKTQLVVIGIVLALAIIITIAVFKMKTRTRKFVRSTTWIAALLAVIVAVMTMLYGGLKTPLDLASGSGALTQETMDEVKSLNEAMSDEGMVLLKNQNGTLPLSKGSALNTFGWASTNPVYGGTGSGSMRTDVQLASLLTGLENAGFSVNNDLVNFYTDYAAERPVAGMFSDTDISLPEPPADSYTDELLNSVRDFSDTAIVTISRSGGEGYDFPSDMNATVAAKNQYQYKENSKDYKDFADGQGYLSLTQSEKDMIEVAKANSDKVVVLYNGGNVFELDELAKDPEIDAILWTVLPGQVGFNSLGRILNGDVNPSAKTPDTFVKDLNNTPTSKNFGVFTYTNMDEHVYEMQWSGDTYHPTFSNYVEGIYVGYRFWETAAEEGLINYDEWVTYPFGYGLSYTTFQQTMSAPVLDPATGEITVDVTVTNTGSAAGKDVVQLYSNPPYTNGGIEKASANLVAYDKTQILDPGASQTLTLTLNREDLASYDYANAKAYVLEAGDYGLSIRANSHEILQEQTLNIPATITYSAQTTHNGDKTAATNRFDYARGDFTLLSRADGFANFDEATAAPTNFELSDERKAQFVDNTNYDPAEHNDEADEMPTTGAKNGIELADMYGLDYDDPKWEQLLDQLSVNDMDQLIANGGYQTPAVSSIAKVQNVDVDGPAALNNNFTGVGSIGMAASVSLAASFNTDLATQYGEMIAKMGKEMQVSGWYAPAVNTHRSAYAGRNFEYYSEDPFLTGETAAHQAAAVQAEGIYVFMKHFALNDQETYRMSKLTTWADEQTMREIYLKPFESLVKDGGATAVMSAYNFIGPVYAGATPGLLQGVLRDEWGFQGMVLTDYFADFGYQNADQIIRAGGDTMLASLNLDSNHVHDRSATSVIAMRTAAHNILYTTANSWIYADGTPASPMLPWEWIAWGVALLLTAGAVVLFVVALRRFIARGRDEVTVTVEPTDTATGETPSDSDEDASHPTSITE, encoded by the coding sequence ATGCTCGCGATCAACTGGGAGGACGTCATTCGACTGCTGGATTCGCTCAAGACCCAGCTCGTTGTTATCGGCATCGTCCTCGCCCTCGCTATCATCATCACCATCGCTGTCTTCAAGATGAAGACCCGCACACGTAAATTCGTCCGTTCGACAACATGGATCGCCGCACTCCTTGCCGTCATCGTTGCTGTGATGACCATGCTCTATGGCGGGTTGAAGACCCCTCTTGATCTCGCATCCGGCAGTGGAGCGCTCACGCAGGAAACAATGGATGAGGTCAAGAGCCTCAACGAAGCGATGTCCGACGAAGGAATGGTTCTCCTCAAGAATCAGAACGGCACTCTTCCCCTGAGTAAAGGCAGTGCACTCAACACCTTTGGATGGGCATCGACTAACCCCGTGTACGGTGGTACGGGATCCGGTTCAATGCGCACTGATGTCCAGCTTGCATCACTGCTCACTGGCCTGGAAAATGCGGGATTCAGCGTGAACAACGACCTGGTGAACTTCTACACCGACTACGCGGCGGAGCGGCCGGTCGCCGGAATGTTCTCGGATACGGATATCTCTCTTCCCGAGCCCCCTGCCGATTCCTACACCGATGAACTCCTGAACTCGGTCCGTGATTTTTCAGATACCGCTATTGTGACGATTTCTCGCAGCGGCGGCGAAGGCTATGACTTCCCCTCGGATATGAACGCGACTGTTGCCGCGAAGAATCAATACCAATACAAAGAGAACTCCAAGGACTACAAGGACTTCGCCGATGGCCAGGGCTATCTGTCTCTCACTCAGTCTGAGAAGGACATGATTGAGGTTGCGAAAGCCAACTCTGACAAGGTCGTTGTCCTCTACAACGGTGGAAACGTTTTTGAGCTTGACGAACTAGCGAAAGATCCCGAGATTGATGCGATCCTTTGGACGGTCTTGCCCGGTCAGGTCGGTTTCAACTCGTTGGGACGGATCCTCAACGGTGATGTCAACCCCTCTGCGAAGACTCCAGATACCTTTGTGAAGGACCTGAATAACACGCCAACATCGAAGAATTTTGGCGTGTTCACATACACGAACATGGATGAGCACGTCTACGAGATGCAGTGGTCTGGGGATACCTACCATCCGACCTTCTCGAACTACGTTGAAGGTATCTATGTGGGCTACCGCTTCTGGGAGACAGCTGCCGAAGAGGGCCTCATCAATTACGACGAATGGGTGACGTACCCCTTTGGTTACGGTTTGTCCTACACGACGTTCCAGCAGACGATGTCTGCTCCCGTCCTCGATCCTGCCACGGGTGAAATCACCGTCGACGTCACCGTGACGAACACGGGAAGCGCTGCCGGTAAAGATGTTGTCCAGCTCTACTCGAACCCGCCTTACACCAACGGTGGGATTGAAAAGGCTTCAGCGAACCTTGTCGCCTACGACAAGACTCAGATTCTTGACCCCGGAGCTTCGCAGACGCTGACGCTGACACTTAACCGCGAGGATCTGGCCTCGTATGACTACGCAAATGCCAAAGCCTATGTGCTGGAGGCCGGAGACTACGGCCTTTCGATTCGGGCAAACTCTCACGAGATTCTCCAGGAACAGACACTCAACATTCCTGCAACGATCACATACTCCGCACAGACAACGCACAACGGGGATAAGACAGCAGCAACGAACCGTTTCGACTATGCGCGAGGCGACTTCACCCTGCTGTCGCGTGCTGATGGCTTCGCCAACTTTGACGAGGCAACGGCAGCTCCGACGAACTTTGAGCTGTCCGATGAGCGTAAAGCGCAGTTTGTGGATAACACGAACTACGATCCCGCAGAACATAACGATGAGGCTGACGAAATGCCGACAACCGGAGCCAAGAATGGCATCGAGCTTGCCGACATGTACGGATTGGACTATGACGATCCCAAGTGGGAGCAGCTGCTTGACCAGTTGAGTGTTAACGACATGGATCAACTCATCGCTAACGGTGGATATCAAACCCCCGCGGTCTCGTCCATTGCAAAGGTTCAGAACGTTGACGTTGATGGTCCCGCGGCTCTGAATAATAACTTCACTGGGGTCGGGTCTATCGGTATGGCCGCCAGTGTCTCCCTTGCAGCGAGCTTCAACACGGATCTGGCTACCCAGTATGGTGAGATGATCGCGAAGATGGGCAAGGAGATGCAAGTTTCGGGTTGGTATGCACCAGCCGTCAATACGCATCGCTCCGCCTATGCGGGACGTAACTTCGAGTACTACTCGGAGGATCCTTTCCTCACCGGAGAGACCGCGGCGCATCAGGCTGCTGCGGTTCAGGCCGAGGGCATTTACGTGTTCATGAAACACTTTGCTCTCAATGATCAGGAAACGTACCGCATGTCGAAGCTGACGACGTGGGCGGATGAGCAGACGATGCGTGAAATCTACCTCAAGCCCTTTGAGTCCCTGGTGAAAGATGGCGGAGCAACCGCTGTCATGAGTGCCTATAACTTCATCGGACCGGTCTACGCGGGCGCAACGCCGGGGCTTCTTCAGGGAGTTCTGCGTGATGAGTGGGGATTCCAAGGCATGGTTCTCACGGACTACTTCGCTGACTTCGGATATCAGAATGCCGATCAGATCATCCGTGCTGGTGGCGACACAATGCTCGCTTCGTTGAACCTTGATTCCAACCACGTTCACGACCGTAGTGCGACATCGGTGATCGCCATGCGCACAGCCGCACACAATATCCTCTACACAACGGCGAACTCATGGATCTACGCCGACGGGACACCCGCTTCACCGATGCTCCCGTGGGAGTGGATCGCGTGGGGTGTGGCTCTTCTTCTGACAGCCGGCGCCGTTGTGCTCTTCGTCGTTGCCTTGCGTCGTTTCATCGCGCGGGGCAGAGACGAGGTTACGGTGACGGTGGAGCCTACTGACACTGCGACGGGGGAGACTCCTTCAGATTCCGATGAGGATGCTTCACATCCGACGTCCATCACTGAATGA